A genomic window from Flavobacterium azooxidireducens includes:
- a CDS encoding RNA polymerase sigma factor, with protein sequence MSNSLEQSFVTQLKENQNIVHKICRLYTSGEDAHNDLFQEITIQLWKAFPKFRGDSKFSTWAYRVGLNTAITLYRKSTRTVATTDMEGKKQFIAPDDYNFEEEEQIKLLYKAVQQLNDIEKALVFMYLEDKDYEEIAETLGISEVNARVKMNRIKGKLKKIVNP encoded by the coding sequence ATGAGCAATTCACTGGAGCAATCTTTTGTTACGCAATTAAAGGAAAATCAGAACATCGTTCACAAGATTTGTCGTTTGTACACGTCGGGTGAAGATGCTCACAATGATTTATTTCAGGAAATTACGATTCAGTTATGGAAAGCGTTTCCGAAGTTTCGTGGCGACTCTAAATTTTCAACGTGGGCGTATCGTGTAGGATTGAATACTGCTATTACGTTGTATCGAAAAAGCACGCGAACGGTTGCTACGACTGATATGGAAGGCAAAAAACAGTTCATTGCTCCCGATGATTATAATTTTGAAGAAGAAGAACAAATTAAATTGTTATACAAAGCCGTGCAACAATTGAATGATATTGAAAAAGCACTGGTTTTTATGTATTTGGAAGATAAAGATTACGAAGAAATTGCCGAAACGTTGGGTATCAGCGAGGTAAATGCGAGAGTGAAAATGAATAGAATTAAAGGAAAATTAAAAAAAATCGTTAATCCATAA
- a CDS encoding lysophospholipid acyltransferase family protein, producing the protein MGLFKRNPFGHILFLKKWLIRIFGVMTHQRYRGFNQMHIEGSEIIKNLPETGVLFISNHQTYFADVVAMFHVFNASLSGRDDNIKNVGYLWNPKLNIYYVAASETMKEGLLPRILAYAGAITVERTWRAKGQDIKREVNPNDTENIKIALDDGWVITFPQGTTRSFKPVRKGTAHIIKQHKPIVVPIVIDGFRRSFDRKGLRIKKKGILQSMVIKEPLDIDYDNESIDEIVEKIEYAIEQHPSLLKVIPVEVLEEQKELDKKRMWEY; encoded by the coding sequence ATGGGATTGTTTAAAAGAAATCCTTTCGGACATATTCTGTTTTTAAAAAAATGGCTCATACGCATTTTTGGCGTCATGACGCACCAACGTTATCGCGGCTTTAATCAAATGCATATCGAAGGTTCAGAAATTATCAAAAATCTACCTGAAACAGGCGTTTTGTTTATTTCTAATCACCAAACTTATTTTGCCGATGTAGTGGCGATGTTTCATGTTTTCAACGCTAGTTTGAGTGGTCGTGATGATAATATCAAAAATGTTGGCTACTTGTGGAATCCTAAATTAAATATTTATTACGTTGCTGCCAGTGAAACCATGAAAGAAGGTTTATTGCCTAGAATTCTAGCGTATGCGGGAGCAATTACGGTAGAACGTACGTGGCGAGCTAAAGGTCAAGACATTAAACGAGAAGTAAATCCGAACGACACAGAGAATATAAAAATAGCCTTAGATGATGGCTGGGTAATTACTTTTCCGCAAGGAACAACTCGTTCGTTTAAACCGGTTCGAAAAGGAACGGCTCACATCATAAAGCAACACAAACCGATTGTTGTGCCAATTGTAATTGATGGTTTCAGACGTTCGTTTGATCGAAAAGGACTTCGCATCAAGAAAAAAGGAATACTTCAATCGATGGTCATCAAAGAACCACTCGATATTGATTATGACAACGAATCTATTGATGAGATTGTTGAAAAAATTGAATATGCTATTGAGCAACATCCATCTTTACTCAAAGTGATTCCGGTTGAAGTTTTAGAAGAACAAAAAGAATTAGACAAAAAAAGAATGTGGGAATATTAA
- a CDS encoding NUDIX hydrolase gives MEFHDFLKYVPKIAKESLPATSAHLKMAPLFRQELLKEIDYDSYQPRKAAVLMLFYPKNNETHLVLIVRNTYPGVHSSQIAFPGGKVELEDESLAQTALREAEEEIGVDRMHVEIVKSFTDVYIPPSNFLVSPFLGISQKELEFVMQEDEVAGIIELSLRDFLDDNNVVMRKLTTSYANEIDVPAFLVKEYVVWGATAMMMSELKETIKMVL, from the coding sequence ATGGAATTTCATGATTTTTTAAAATATGTTCCAAAAATAGCAAAAGAATCGCTTCCTGCTACAAGTGCTCATTTAAAAATGGCTCCTTTGTTTCGGCAAGAGTTGTTGAAGGAGATTGATTATGATTCGTATCAACCCAGAAAAGCTGCAGTATTAATGCTTTTTTATCCTAAAAATAATGAAACGCATTTGGTGTTGATTGTTAGAAATACCTATCCGGGCGTTCATTCGTCTCAGATTGCTTTTCCGGGTGGAAAGGTAGAATTAGAAGATGAATCGTTGGCACAAACCGCTTTGCGTGAAGCAGAAGAAGAGATTGGTGTGGATCGAATGCATGTAGAAATCGTTAAATCGTTCACAGATGTTTACATTCCACCCAGTAATTTTTTGGTTTCGCCTTTTTTAGGAATAAGTCAAAAAGAATTGGAATTTGTAATGCAAGAAGATGAAGTTGCTGGAATTATTGAATTGTCGTTACGTGATTTTTTGGATGATAATAATGTGGTAATGAGAAAATTAACCACATCATATGCCAATGAAATTGATGTTCCTGCTTTTTTGGTGAAAGAATATGTTGTTTGGGGTGCTACGGCTATGATGATGAGTGAGTTAAAAGAAACTATTAAAATGGTACTTTAA
- a CDS encoding peptidylprolyl isomerase gives MKFHKVILFLLIFSIFSCEKKTKDTTEKNREQKNDSVNIKNNTKKPKYDLETIVLTDENVVDFLTWYGERNLENKVLIETKYGNIEVELSDKTPLHRANFIYLVKKNYFNTTYFHRVVKNFIIQGGSSDESITKKDRQNIGKYLIPPEFNNTLKHHYGALASARLWEENPEKLSNPYEFYFVQNKNGAHHLDKEHTVFGKITKGFEVMDEIANQETDKKEFPLLNIKIKVTLIN, from the coding sequence ATGAAATTCCATAAAGTCATCCTTTTTTTGCTAATTTTTTCAATCTTTTCGTGCGAAAAGAAAACTAAAGATACTACAGAAAAAAATAGAGAGCAAAAAAATGATTCAGTCAACATAAAAAATAATACTAAAAAACCAAAATATGATTTAGAAACAATCGTACTTACAGATGAAAATGTAGTTGATTTTTTAACTTGGTATGGCGAAAGAAATCTTGAAAACAAAGTACTTATCGAAACAAAATATGGAAATATTGAAGTCGAATTATCAGATAAAACGCCTTTGCACAGAGCCAATTTTATCTATTTGGTCAAAAAGAACTATTTCAATACAACTTATTTTCATCGAGTCGTAAAAAATTTCATCATTCAAGGTGGAAGCTCAGACGAGTCCATTACCAAAAAAGACAGACAAAATATTGGAAAATACCTCATTCCTCCCGAATTCAACAACACACTCAAACACCATTACGGAGCCTTAGCTTCCGCAAGACTATGGGAAGAAAACCCTGAAAAACTCAGTAATCCTTATGAATTCTATTTCGTTCAAAACAAAAACGGAGCCCATCATTTAGACAAAGAGCACACCGTTTTTGGCAAAATAACCAAAGGTTTTGAAGTAATGGATGAAATCGCCAACCAAGAAACCGACAAAAAAGAATTTCCACTTTTGAATATAAAAATCAAAGTAACCCTCATCAACTAA
- a CDS encoding DUF4268 domain-containing protein, whose product MFSKEEAQKIKREFWITFAQEYPKKWLLYNTKIKDVTFKFHVDNKKAMVSLDIEPKDEEHRKIYFEKIESLKTILLENYLPEAIFEKNFHLENGKIISRIWVEIDNISINNKSTWNTIFSFFAEKMESFEYFFYEHEDYIKDLDINT is encoded by the coding sequence ATGTTCAGCAAAGAAGAAGCACAAAAAATAAAACGTGAATTTTGGATAACCTTCGCTCAGGAATATCCAAAAAAATGGTTGCTCTACAACACCAAAATAAAAGATGTAACCTTCAAATTTCATGTCGATAACAAAAAAGCCATGGTTTCTTTAGATATCGAACCCAAAGACGAAGAGCACCGAAAAATCTATTTCGAAAAAATCGAATCACTCAAAACCATTCTTTTAGAAAACTATTTACCAGAAGCCATCTTCGAAAAAAACTTCCATCTTGAAAACGGAAAAATCATCAGCCGTATTTGGGTCGAAATCGATAACATCAGCATCAACAACAAATCCACTTGGAACACCATTTTCAGCTTTTTTGCAGAAAAAATGGAATCCTTCGAATACTTCTTCTACGAACACGAAGACTACATTAAAGACTTAGATATCAACACCTAA
- a CDS encoding AAA family ATPase: MKINYKSDYISIKSFSPIEINDFSILTGKNGSGKTHFLSALKKGHIEIQGIDKSEIVYYNYNDFTVFSGNIQQNPQYQNRLNEWNNEKQQYLNKIKSYKTKVIKLEAEQRTLTENIIYKHAKNPNFDFDSYFGKEGDFEILKQLIGVPNLSLELMKKRKLLSPSFFQFVHEYLNKAKGKIEDLSYEKLKPVFNEVVKLYSSSIDERIKNEDEDLYTFLTNTFPDKDISKINANDFESPNLFLEDIVNEEKEYQLKKTENIINKAKALDYKEQVTFLEADEFIKVNGLSPIEQINGVLAEYDCNGYYLYSDANQKFLGVDKNNIKIPVSLQHKEKKYTTNFDQLSSGEKTLIALSIFIHKTRKKRIIPRVLLLDEVDSSLHPSMINRLLDVIQNLFVKEQKFKVILATHSPTTVALSPEDSVFIIETNGEHIIRKECKEKIVNILTEGIATINVEDTKIGINYNISKTELPILFTEGITDKIILETAWSKLYGNEMPFFIQDCFDASFLGNLFRRAEDAQDGIFVNYSDKIFIALFDFDQEGYNVWNGLKKKYTMIEDNPKKALTIKHKSLNAYAILLPVPENKEIINQVIKSENLTYENESILTIELLFYGIESLEQYFRKNKIKGGGEIIEFKGKKRDFANSLIALNKDDFKHLIPIFEKVNEIINSNA, from the coding sequence ATGAAAATAAATTACAAATCAGACTATATTTCTATCAAAAGCTTTAGTCCTATTGAGATTAATGATTTTTCTATCTTAACAGGAAAAAATGGTTCTGGAAAGACACATTTTTTAAGTGCATTAAAAAAAGGTCATATTGAAATTCAGGGAATTGATAAATCTGAAATAGTATATTATAACTACAATGATTTTACAGTATTTTCAGGTAATATTCAACAAAATCCTCAATACCAAAATCGATTAAATGAGTGGAATAACGAGAAACAACAATATCTAAATAAAATAAAAAGTTATAAAACAAAAGTAATAAAACTTGAAGCGGAGCAAAGAACTCTGACAGAAAATATTATTTATAAACATGCAAAAAACCCAAATTTTGATTTTGACTCCTATTTTGGAAAGGAAGGGGATTTTGAAATATTAAAACAATTAATTGGAGTTCCTAACCTATCATTAGAATTAATGAAAAAACGTAAGTTATTATCACCTTCGTTTTTTCAATTTGTACATGAATACTTGAATAAGGCAAAAGGAAAAATTGAGGACCTATCGTATGAAAAGCTAAAACCAGTTTTTAACGAAGTAGTAAAACTTTATTCGAGTTCAATTGATGAACGTATAAAAAATGAAGATGAGGATCTATATACGTTTTTGACAAACACTTTTCCAGATAAAGATATTTCAAAAATTAATGCAAACGACTTTGAATCACCTAACCTATTTTTAGAAGATATAGTTAATGAAGAAAAGGAATATCAGTTAAAGAAAACGGAGAATATAATAAACAAAGCAAAAGCCCTAGACTATAAAGAACAGGTAACATTTTTAGAAGCAGATGAGTTTATAAAAGTAAATGGTTTGTCTCCAATTGAACAAATTAATGGAGTTTTAGCTGAATATGATTGTAATGGCTATTATTTATACTCAGACGCCAATCAAAAATTTCTTGGAGTTGATAAAAACAATATCAAAATCCCTGTAAGTCTTCAACACAAAGAAAAAAAATATACCACCAATTTTGATCAGTTATCATCAGGAGAAAAGACTTTAATTGCTCTTTCTATCTTCATTCATAAAACAAGAAAAAAAAGAATTATTCCAAGAGTATTATTGCTAGATGAAGTTGACTCTTCATTGCATCCTTCAATGATTAATAGACTTTTAGATGTAATTCAAAATTTATTTGTAAAAGAGCAAAAATTTAAAGTGATATTGGCTACTCACTCTCCAACCACAGTAGCTTTAAGTCCTGAAGATTCCGTTTTTATCATTGAAACTAATGGAGAGCACATAATTAGAAAAGAGTGCAAAGAAAAAATTGTCAATATCCTAACTGAAGGTATTGCAACAATAAACGTTGAAGATACAAAAATAGGGATCAATTATAATATTTCAAAAACTGAGTTGCCAATTCTTTTTACAGAAGGGATCACTGACAAAATTATTCTAGAAACTGCGTGGTCAAAACTTTATGGTAATGAAATGCCATTTTTTATTCAAGATTGCTTTGATGCTTCATTTTTAGGAAATCTATTTAGAAGAGCAGAAGATGCTCAAGATGGTATTTTTGTTAATTATTCTGACAAAATTTTTATTGCACTTTTTGATTTTGACCAAGAGGGATATAATGTATGGAATGGTTTGAAGAAAAAATATACAATGATTGAAGATAACCCTAAAAAGGCTCTAACAATAAAGCATAAGTCCTTAAACGCATATGCGATTTTACTTCCAGTTCCTGAAAATAAAGAGATTATTAATCAAGTAATAAAATCAGAAAATTTGACTTACGAGAATGAATCTATACTTACGATTGAATTATTATTCTATGGAATAGAATCCTTAGAACAATATTTCAGAAAAAATAAAATAAAAGGTGGAGGTGAAATTATAGAATTTAAAGGGAAGAAAAGAGATTTTGCTAATAGTTTAATTGCTTTAAACAAAGATGATTTTAAGCATTTAATTCCAATTTTTGAAAAAGTTAACGAAATAATAAATTCGAATGCATAA
- a CDS encoding type I phosphomannose isomerase catalytic subunit, with amino-acid sequence MKQFYPLTFEPIFKERIWGGTKLKDYLNKPISSEITGESWELSTVPESISVVNSGEFKGKNLNELIDLYPKEILGKEVFNQFGKQFPLLFKYLDAKADLSIQLHPNDELAKARHNSFGKTEMWYVMQADENARLIVGFKENSNREDYLNHVENKMLLSILNEVPVKKGDVFLLETGTIHAIGAGIVIAEIQQTSDITYRIYDWDRVDANGKGRELHTELALDAINYKTTSAKKEYTSIENKSISVVDCPYFKTNIISLNDEVLIDKTSDSFMVLMCTEGSFELVFGDQKYMYLTGDTVLIPAVLTSFMLKGTATVLEITV; translated from the coding sequence ATGAAACAATTTTATCCACTCACATTTGAACCAATTTTCAAAGAACGTATTTGGGGCGGAACCAAGTTAAAAGATTATTTGAATAAGCCAATTAGCTCTGAAATTACCGGAGAAAGTTGGGAATTGTCAACCGTTCCCGAATCAATAAGTGTTGTTAATAGTGGTGAATTTAAAGGGAAAAACCTTAATGAATTAATTGATTTATATCCCAAAGAAATTTTAGGAAAGGAAGTTTTTAATCAATTTGGAAAACAATTTCCGTTGCTTTTTAAATATTTGGATGCTAAAGCAGATTTATCAATTCAATTGCATCCGAATGATGAATTGGCAAAAGCTCGTCATAATTCTTTTGGGAAAACCGAAATGTGGTATGTGATGCAAGCCGATGAGAATGCTCGTTTGATTGTGGGTTTCAAAGAAAATTCAAACCGTGAAGATTATTTGAATCACGTTGAAAACAAAATGCTACTTTCAATATTAAACGAAGTTCCGGTAAAAAAAGGAGATGTTTTTCTTTTAGAAACCGGAACCATTCATGCCATTGGTGCCGGGATAGTGATTGCCGAAATTCAGCAAACCAGCGATATTACGTACCGAATTTATGATTGGGACAGAGTAGATGCTAACGGGAAAGGTCGCGAATTGCACACTGAATTAGCCTTGGATGCCATCAATTATAAAACTACTTCTGCCAAAAAAGAATATACTTCGATTGAAAATAAAAGCATTTCGGTTGTGGATTGTCCTTATTTTAAAACCAATATTATTTCGTTAAACGATGAGGTTTTGATTGATAAAACATCAGACTCCTTTATGGTTTTGATGTGTACCGAAGGTAGTTTTGAACTCGTTTTCGGAGATCAAAAGTATATGTATCTAACTGGTGATACCGTTTTAATTCCGGCTGTACTCACTTCTTTTATGTTGAAAGGAACGGCTACAGTATTAGAAATTACTGTTTAG
- a CDS encoding peroxiredoxin: protein MALKVGDSVPNFTAKDSKGIIFDSSTVIGKKPTVIYFYPKDDTRVCTEQACSFRDSYQDFTDLGAEVIGVSGDSTTSHQKFSEKHQLPFTLLSDHDKKLRNLFGVPTALFGLIPGRVTYVIDEKGIIRLIFDNLSGKIHIEKALQMLKKIV from the coding sequence ATGGCTCTAAAAGTTGGTGATAGTGTTCCTAATTTTACTGCAAAAGATTCTAAAGGAATTATTTTTGACAGTTCAACAGTAATTGGAAAAAAGCCTACTGTCATTTATTTTTATCCTAAAGATGATACGCGGGTTTGCACGGAACAAGCGTGTAGTTTCAGAGATTCATATCAAGATTTTACCGATTTAGGGGCTGAAGTTATTGGCGTAAGCGGTGATTCAACTACTTCGCATCAAAAATTTTCTGAAAAACACCAACTTCCTTTTACACTTTTATCGGATCATGATAAAAAATTACGCAATTTGTTTGGTGTTCCTACTGCGTTATTCGGACTCATTCCGGGTCGAGTGACGTATGTGATTGACGAAAAAGGAATTATTCGACTGATTTTTGATAACTTATCAGGCAAAATACACATTGAAAAAGCACTTCAAATGCTGAAAAAGATAGTATAA
- a CDS encoding 6-pyruvoyl trahydropterin synthase family protein, with the protein MKVTVSRKAHFNAAHRLYRKDWSMEKNDLVFGKCNNPNFHGHNYELIVSVTGEIDPETGFVLDVKILSDLIKEHIEDAFDHKNLNLDVPDFADLNPTAENIAVVIWNKLRNHIKSSLELEVVLYETPRNFVTYKGN; encoded by the coding sequence ATGAAAGTAACCGTTTCCAGAAAAGCTCACTTTAACGCTGCTCATCGATTGTATCGAAAAGATTGGTCGATGGAAAAAAACGACTTGGTTTTTGGTAAATGTAATAATCCGAATTTTCACGGACACAATTATGAATTGATTGTGAGTGTAACAGGCGAAATTGATCCCGAAACAGGATTTGTTTTAGATGTAAAAATCCTTTCCGATTTAATCAAAGAACATATCGAAGATGCGTTTGATCATAAAAACCTAAATTTAGATGTTCCCGATTTTGCCGATTTAAATCCAACTGCCGAAAATATTGCTGTTGTAATTTGGAATAAATTGCGAAATCACATCAAAAGTTCTTTAGAATTAGAAGTTGTTTTATATGAAACACCTCGAAATTTTGTAACCTATAAAGGAAATTAA
- the idi gene encoding isopentenyl-diphosphate Delta-isomerase: protein MTEEKVILVNENDEPIGLMEKLEAHEKAVLHRAFSVFILNDKNEVMLQQRAYHKYHSPLLWTNTCCSHQREGESNIEAGTRRLQEEMGFSAELKELFHFIYKAPFDNGLTEHELDHVMIGYYSEEPKINPDEVESWKWMSIEAIKDDIQTQSENYTVWFKIIFDEFYHYLEEHKL, encoded by the coding sequence ATGACAGAAGAAAAAGTAATTTTAGTAAATGAAAACGATGAACCCATCGGTTTGATGGAAAAACTCGAAGCTCACGAGAAAGCCGTTTTACACCGTGCCTTTTCCGTGTTTATTTTGAATGATAAAAATGAAGTGATGCTCCAACAACGAGCTTATCACAAATACCATTCACCTTTGTTGTGGACCAACACGTGTTGCAGTCATCAACGGGAAGGCGAAAGTAACATAGAAGCCGGAACCAGAAGATTGCAAGAAGAAATGGGCTTTTCAGCCGAATTGAAAGAGTTATTTCATTTTATTTACAAAGCTCCGTTTGACAATGGTTTAACCGAACATGAACTCGATCATGTGATGATTGGTTACTACAGCGAAGAACCCAAAATCAATCCCGATGAGGTGGAAAGTTGGAAATGGATGAGCATCGAAGCCATTAAAGACGATATTCAAACCCAATCTGAAAATTATACCGTTTGGTTCAAAATCATTTTTGACGAGTTTTATCATTACCTTGAAGAACACAAATTATAA
- a CDS encoding NAD(P)/FAD-dependent oxidoreductase: MPKELLIQVAPEVAANDFLLKDHVAKMIRTSVSEVQHISILKRSIDARQKAIKINLKLMVFFKGEPFTEQKIELPNYPNVANQKEVIVIGAGPAGLFAALQLIEVGLKPIVIERGKDVRGRRRDLKAINVDHIVNEDSNYCFGEGGAGTYSDGKLYTRSKKRGDVDRILELLVGFGASSDILVEAHPHIGTNKLPQIIQDIREKIIECGGQVLFETRVTDFIVKNNEMQGIVTQKGETISANKVILATGHSARDIFELLDRKKILIEAKPFALGVRAEHPQELIDSIQYSCDFRGDYLPPAPYSIVKQVNGRGMYSFCMCPGGVIAPCATSPGEVVTNGWSPSKRDQATANSGIVVELKLEDFKPFAKFGPLAGMEFQKSIEQKAWQLAGKTQKVPAQRMIDFTQNKISSSIPKTSYVPGTTSVEMGQVFPGFLTQIMREGFLQFGKSMKGYLTNEAILHAPESRTSSPVRIPRDAQTLEHLQIKGLYPCGEGAGFAGGIVSAAIDGEKCALKIKESLG, encoded by the coding sequence ATGCCCAAAGAACTTCTCATACAAGTTGCACCCGAAGTTGCCGCCAATGATTTTTTATTAAAAGATCATGTGGCAAAAATGATTCGGACTTCAGTGTCAGAAGTTCAGCATATTTCCATTCTTAAACGTTCGATTGATGCTCGTCAAAAAGCCATCAAAATCAATTTAAAGTTGATGGTATTTTTTAAGGGCGAACCTTTTACTGAACAAAAAATCGAATTACCCAACTACCCGAATGTTGCTAATCAAAAGGAAGTAATCGTTATTGGAGCTGGTCCCGCCGGACTTTTTGCAGCATTACAACTCATTGAAGTAGGTTTAAAGCCAATTGTAATCGAACGAGGAAAAGATGTTCGTGGCCGTCGTCGTGATTTAAAAGCCATCAATGTCGATCATATCGTTAACGAAGATTCTAATTATTGTTTTGGCGAAGGTGGAGCAGGAACCTATTCGGACGGAAAATTATACACACGTTCCAAAAAACGGGGTGATGTGGATAGAATTTTAGAATTATTAGTCGGTTTTGGAGCTTCTTCGGATATTCTAGTCGAAGCACATCCGCACATTGGGACAAATAAATTACCGCAAATTATTCAAGATATTCGAGAAAAAATCATTGAATGTGGTGGACAAGTTTTGTTTGAAACCCGTGTGACAGATTTTATTGTCAAAAACAATGAAATGCAAGGAATTGTTACCCAAAAAGGTGAAACAATTTCAGCTAACAAAGTTATTTTGGCCACCGGACATTCCGCTCGTGATATTTTTGAATTATTAGATAGAAAAAAAATCCTTATCGAAGCTAAACCTTTTGCTTTAGGGGTTCGTGCGGAACATCCTCAAGAATTAATTGACAGTATTCAATATAGTTGTGATTTTCGTGGAGATTATTTGCCACCGGCTCCGTATTCGATTGTTAAGCAAGTAAATGGTCGTGGAATGTATTCGTTTTGTATGTGTCCCGGCGGCGTGATTGCTCCGTGTGCTACAAGCCCTGGCGAAGTAGTAACGAATGGTTGGTCGCCATCCAAAAGAGATCAAGCTACAGCCAATTCCGGAATTGTGGTTGAATTAAAATTAGAAGATTTTAAACCATTTGCCAAATTCGGTCCTCTAGCCGGAATGGAATTTCAAAAATCCATCGAACAAAAAGCGTGGCAATTAGCGGGTAAAACTCAAAAAGTTCCTGCTCAACGAATGATCGACTTTACGCAAAATAAAATTTCTTCATCAATTCCGAAAACGTCGTATGTTCCGGGAACAACTTCGGTAGAAATGGGACAAGTTTTTCCGGGTTTCTTAACGCAAATTATGCGAGAAGGATTTTTACAATTCGGAAAATCTATGAAGGGTTATTTAACAAATGAAGCTATTTTGCATGCACCTGAAAGTCGAACATCATCACCGGTGCGAATTCCGAGAGATGCTCAAACGTTGGAACATCTTCAAATCAAAGGTTTGTATCCTTGTGGAGAAGGAGCAGGGTTTGCCGGCGGAATTGTTTCTGCAGCCATTGATGGTGAAAAATGTGCTTTGAAAATTAAGGAGAGTTTGGGATAA
- a CDS encoding T9SS type A sorting domain-containing protein, with product MKYNYLTLKLCFLFLINSSLFAQNDYTVSSIPHQSYTFDAVPLSTLDDIYSPAINIGFSFNFFGIDYDQLVVSTNGFIDFRSNLAGMLSPWILNQSIPSTNFPVKNSILGCYHDLYNPNQVGSITYALTGIAPYRKFVVSFYDQPHFQCSTTESSFQMIIYETFNYIDVQIINREVCSAWNQGRAVTGIINLEGNIAFTPPGRNTGAWAASQEGWRFARPFVNTNYNYTICDDTNLDGFGSFNLNLIKEAINEETPENVTIHETLSDAELGGNSIPGSNYTNINPNYQNLYANFDGVITTIVLSVIDCSIDYDNDTVNTELEDVNGDGNLSNDDTDGDGIPDYLDNDDDGDLVLTEYEYVFPAGRNSDESSPLDTDLDGIPDYLDNDDDGDGVLTIDEDYNGNNNPMDDDINSNGIPDYLDNQVALGLTENQLSNLIKIYPNPAENFISIANQSEWSIDKVSIYSINGSKVIELNNVNENQKIDVSNLQSGLYLINIQTNNKNLSYKFIRK from the coding sequence ATGAAATATAACTACTTAACTCTAAAATTGTGTTTTTTGTTTTTAATAAACTCATCGTTGTTTGCTCAAAACGATTATACAGTTTCGTCTATACCACATCAATCCTATACTTTTGATGCAGTTCCATTATCCACTCTAGATGATATATATTCTCCTGCTATCAATATTGGATTTTCCTTTAATTTTTTTGGGATTGATTACGATCAGTTAGTGGTTAGTACCAACGGCTTTATTGATTTTCGTTCTAATCTTGCTGGTATGCTTAGTCCTTGGATATTAAATCAAAGTATTCCAAGCACTAATTTTCCTGTAAAAAATTCTATTTTGGGTTGTTATCATGATTTGTATAATCCAAATCAAGTTGGTTCTATAACATATGCTTTAACAGGAATTGCACCATATAGAAAGTTTGTTGTTAGTTTTTATGATCAGCCTCATTTTCAATGTTCTACAACAGAGAGTTCATTTCAAATGATTATTTATGAAACGTTTAATTATATTGATGTTCAGATTATAAATAGAGAAGTGTGTTCAGCTTGGAATCAAGGAAGAGCTGTAACCGGAATTATTAACCTTGAAGGAAATATTGCTTTTACACCACCCGGCAGAAATACGGGTGCTTGGGCTGCATCACAAGAAGGATGGCGTTTTGCAAGACCTTTTGTAAACACAAATTATAATTATACAATTTGTGATGATACTAATTTAGACGGATTTGGTTCGTTCAATTTAAATTTAATAAAAGAAGCAATTAATGAAGAGACTCCTGAAAACGTTACTATTCATGAAACACTTTCAGATGCAGAATTAGGTGGAAATTCGATACCTGGATCAAATTATACTAATATAAATCCAAATTATCAAAACCTCTATGCAAATTTTGATGGTGTAATAACAACCATTGTTTTATCAGTTATTGATTGTTCAATTGATTATGATAATGACACGGTTAATACTGAATTAGAAGACGTTAATGGTGATGGAAATTTATCGAATGATGATACAGATGGTGATGGAATTCCGGATTATTTAGATAACGACGACGACGGGGATTTGGTTTTAACCGAATATGAATATGTTTTTCCAGCAGGACGAAATTCAGACGAATCGTCTCCGCTTGATACAGATTTAGATGGAATTCCAGACTATCTTGATAATGATGATGATGGAGATGGTGTGCTTACAATTGATGAAGATTACAACGGAAATAATAATCCAATGGACGACGATATAAATTCTAACGGAATTCCGGATTATTTAGACAATCAAGTGGCATTGGGTTTAACAGAAAATCAATTGTCAAATTTAATTAAGATTTATCCAAATCCAGCTGAAAATTTTATCTCAATAGCCAATCAATCCGAATGGAGTATTGATAAAGTTTCTATTTATTCAATCAATGGTTCTAAAGTTATTGAGCTAAATAACGTGAACGAAAATCAGAAAATTGATGTTTCAAATCTTCAATCAGGATTGTATTTAATCAACATTCAGACAAATAATAAAAATTTAAGTTACAAATTTATAAGAAAATAA